The sequence below is a genomic window from Desulfobulbus oligotrophicus.
GGACCGTGGTTGAACTGTGAGCACAACCGAAAACAACCGCTATAACGGTCGGCTCGCCTGCCGTTTTAATCCTGCCGAAGTGGCAACCCCGGCCTTTGTGGTTGATGAGGGATTGCTTGCCGACAATCTCACCATCCTGGCCCGGGTCAAAGAGCAGACCGGCTGCAGGATCCTGCTGGCCCTGAAATGTTTCGCCATGTTCAGTGTCTTTCCTCTGCTGCGGCAGGTACTGGACGGGGTGTGCTGCAGTTCACCGCACGAGGCCCGGCTGGGAAGAGAAGAGTTCGGCCGGGAGGTGCACAGTTTTGCCGCGGCCTACTCGGAAGAAGATATCAAACAGCTGGCCGTGACCTCCGATCACCTGATCTTCAACTCCTTTGCCCAGTGGCAACGATTCCGCCGGCCGGCTGAAGCCTCAGCCGGGGCTGCCGGTCGGCATCCGGCATTCGGCCTGCGGATCAACCCGGAACATTCCGAAGGCGCCATTCCGCTGTACGATCCCTGTGCGCCGGGGTCACGGCTCGGCATCCGTCGGGCCGACTTCCGCACCGACCTGCTGGACGGTATCAGCAGTCTGCACTGGCACAACCTCTGTGAACAGGATGCCGACTGCCTGCAACGAACTGTTGATGCGGTTGAACAGCGTTTCGGCGATATCATCCCCCGCATGCGCCACGTCAACTTCGGCGGCGGCCACCATATCACCCGGCCCGGCTATCGGCTTGACCTGCTCATCAATACGATCAATCGTTTTCAAAGGCACTGGAATGTGCAGGTCTATCTTGAACCCGGCGAGGCGGTTGCCCTTAATGCCGGTTACCTGGTGACCACAGTGCTTGATGTGGTGCAGGCTGACCTGCCGATCGTCATCATCGACGCATCCGTACCGGCACACATGCCGGATGTGCTGGAGATGCCGTACCGGCCGCACATCGTCGGATCCGACGAGCCCGGCAAAAAGGCATGGACCTGCCGGATCGGCGGCCTCTCGTGCCTGGCAGGCGATGTTGCCGGGGAATACTCCTTTGACCGGCCCCTGACTTTGGGATCAAAACTGGTGTTCACCGACATGGCCATTTACACCATGGTCAAGACCAACACCTTCAACGGTGTGCAGCTGCCCTCCATAGTGCGCTATCATCCGGACAGTGATCAGCTCAGCCTGGTTCGCCGGTTCGGCTACGAAGACTTCAAGAACCGGCTCAGTTAACCTGCCCTGTGCAGCCTGCCGCACGTGCCCCAAACCACCAGACAAAATATTGACAGATTGCGGCAGGTTGAATAGGGTAGCCTGCACCTTTACAGGCAGATCAGCCGCATTGGATCAACACACACTGAAGGAGCCCAGCCATGGTCGATATGCTCTACACCCCCAGAAGTGAAGTTGACGCCCGCATCGCAGCCTTTCAGGCTACCCTGGACCAGCTGCATCTTGACGGTGCCCTGATCATTCATCACACCAACCTCTTCTACCTCAGCGGCACCTCACAGGCAGCCCACCTGTTTATACCCCGCTCCGGCAAACCGCTGCTCATGGTGCGCAAGAGCTTTGAGCGTGCCTGCCGGGAATCTCCCCTTGAAGATATTGTAGCGGTCAAAAGCCTGAAGATGATCCCGGGGATCCTGAAAGAGCGGGGCTATACCGCTGCTAACATCGGCCTTGAGCTGGATGTTATCCCCTATACCACCTGGCAGTTTTACACAAAGATTTTCAATCACAGCACCTTTACCGACATTGCCGACTCCCTGAAACGTATACGGACCATCAAGTCTGCATACGAGATCGATCTTTTGCAGAGGTCCTGCACTGCT
It includes:
- the nspC gene encoding carboxynorspermidine decarboxylase, whose protein sequence is MSTTENNRYNGRLACRFNPAEVATPAFVVDEGLLADNLTILARVKEQTGCRILLALKCFAMFSVFPLLRQVLDGVCCSSPHEARLGREEFGREVHSFAAAYSEEDIKQLAVTSDHLIFNSFAQWQRFRRPAEASAGAAGRHPAFGLRINPEHSEGAIPLYDPCAPGSRLGIRRADFRTDLLDGISSLHWHNLCEQDADCLQRTVDAVEQRFGDIIPRMRHVNFGGGHHITRPGYRLDLLINTINRFQRHWNVQVYLEPGEAVALNAGYLVTTVLDVVQADLPIVIIDASVPAHMPDVLEMPYRPHIVGSDEPGKKAWTCRIGGLSCLAGDVAGEYSFDRPLTLGSKLVFTDMAIYTMVKTNTFNGVQLPSIVRYHPDSDQLSLVRRFGYEDFKNRLS